From one Phycodurus eques isolate BA_2022a chromosome 19, UOR_Pequ_1.1, whole genome shotgun sequence genomic stretch:
- the ptprea gene encoding receptor-type tyrosine-protein phosphatase epsilon isoform X1 yields the protein MLLFLVATTTSSNSSSNGNHTQEGVPATGHHVLPIVLVLSLLLLIVALLAWYFLRLKNQRKAVVTTVDKKIPNGILEEQDATVVLLPRSASAAKNYPPLAVEHLEDEYRLRSADDGKLFREEYNSLPGGHAQGTYEEASKDNNKDKNRYPNILPYDHSRVVLTQLEGSSDYVNASYIDGFTVKNKFIAAQGPKEDTVADFWRMIWEQKVSTVVMLTNLKERKEDKCYQYWPDQGCWTYGNVRVAVEDFTVLVDYTIRKFCIQYQSSDAAKTPRLITQLHFTSWPDFGVPFSPIGMLKFLKKVKAVNPQFAGPIVVHCSAGVGRTGTFIVIDGMIDMMHAEQKVDVFGFVSKIREQRSQLIQTDMQYSFIYQALLEYYLYGDTELDVSSLEGHLHKLHNTFNKGDRVGLEEEFKKLTNMRIMKENMRTGNLPANMKKNRVLQIIPYDFNRVILSMRRGQEFTDYVNASFIDVSPFYGIPTEGLLHRHAGPAAAHRGGLLEDGVGVEVSLHRHAHRAPGEGAGQVLSVLARGGVANVRRLRRGDEGRRLVRHFQPARLGTHLPAGEADARDPALPLPRLARGGHPGRGAGHDRHHRGGAAAAAAVGQPSHRGALQRRRGADRYVRCTEQHLGARQGRRPAGRLPNCQEFTHAEAAHGPDGGAVRLLLQGGTRLCGHFLRLCQLQMSRFSALSTL from the exons ATGCTTCTGTTTTTGGTGGCAACCACAACCTCGTCTAATTCGAGCAGCAATGGCAACCATACGCAGG AGGGCGTCCCGGCCACCGGCCACCACGTCCTCCCCATCGTGCTGGTCCTGTCCCTGCTGCTGCTCATCGTCGCGCTGCTGGCCTGGTACTTCCTCAG gttAAAAAACCAGAGGAAAGCGGTGGTCACCACAGTGGACAAGAAGATACCAAATGGCATCCTGGAGGAACAAG ACGCGACGGTGGTCCTCCTGCCCCGATCCGCTTCGGCCGCCAAGAACTACCCGCCGCTCGCCGTGGAGCACCTGGAGGACGAGTACAGGCTGCGCTCGGCTGACGACGGGAAACTTTTCCGGGAGGAGTACAAC TCTCTGCCGGGGGGCCACGCCCAGGGGACGTACGAGGAGGCCAGCAAGGACAACAACAAGGACAAGAACAGATATCCCAACATTCTTCCCT ATGATCATTCCAGGGTGGTGCTGACGCAGCTGGAAGGAAGTTCCGACTACGTCAACGCCTCGTACATCGAC GGTTTCACcgttaaaaacaaattcataGCAGCACAAG GTCCAAAAGAGGACACGGTGGCCGATTTCTGGAGGATGATTTGGGAGCAGAAGGTGTCGACAGTCGTCATGCTGACCAACTTGAAGGAGAGGAAGGAA GACAAGTGTTACCAGTACTGGCCGGATCAGGGCTGCTGGACCTACGGGAACGTGCGCGTGGCGGTGGAGGACTTCACCGTGCTGGTGGATTACACCATACGCAAGTTCTGCATACAATAC CAATCCAGCGACGCCGCCAAGACGCCGCGCCTGATCACGCAGCTGCACTTCACCAGCTGGCCCGACTTCGGTGTGCCCTTCTCGCCCATCGGCATGCTCAAGTTCCTCAAGAAGGTCAAGGCGGTCAATCCGCAGTTTGCGGGGCCCATCGTGGTCCACTGCAG CGCTGGCGTGGGTCGGACCGGCACGTTCATCGTGATCGACGGCATGATCGACATGATGCACGCCGAGCAGAAAGTGGACGTGTTCGGCTTCGTCTCCAAGATCCGAGAGCAGCGCTCGCAGCTCATCCAGACGGAC ATGCAGTACTCGTTCATCTACCAGGCGCTGCTGGAGTACTACCTCTACGGAGACACGGAGCTGGACGTGTCGTCTCTGGAGGGACACCTGCACAAGCTGCACAACACCTTCAACAAGGGAGACCGCGTCGGCCTGGAGGAGGAGTTTAAG AAACTGACCAACATGCGTATCATGAAGGAGAACATGAGAACGGGGAACCTGCCCGCCAACATGAAGAAGAACCGAGTTCTGCAGATCATTCCGt ATGACTTCAACAGAGTTATTCTCTCCATGAGGAGAGGTCAGGAGTTTACCGATTACGTCAACGCATCCTTTATAGATGTAAGCCCCTTCTATG GGATACCGACAGAAGGACTACTTCATCGCCACGCAGGGCCCGCTGCAGCACACCGTGGAGGACTTCTGGAGGATGGTGTGGGAGTGGAAGTGTCACTCCATCGTCATGCTCACCGAGCTCCAGGAGAGGGAGCAG GACAAGTGTTATCAGTACTGGCCCGCGGAGGAGTCGCAAACGTACGGCGATTACGGCGTGGAGATGAAGGGCGACGCCTTGTGCGACACTTTCAGCCTGCGAGACTTGGTACTCACCTTCCTGCCG GAGAAGCAGACGCGCGTGATCCGGCACTTCCACTTCCACGGCTGGCCCGAGGTGGGCATCCCGGCCGAGGGGCGGGGCATGATCGACATCATCGCGGCGGtgcagcggcagcagcagcagtcggGCAACCATCCCATCGCGGTGCACTGCAG CGCCGGCGCGGGGCGGACCGGTACGTTCGTTGCACTGAGCAACATCTTGGAGCGCGTCAAGGCAGAAGGCCTGCTGGACGTCTTCCAAACTGTCAAGAGTTTACGCATGCAGAGGCCGCACATGGTCCAGACGGTG GAGCAGTACGACTTCTGTTACAGGGTGGTACAAGACTTTGTGGACATTTTCTCCGACTATGCCAACTTCAAATGAGCCGATTCTCTGCCTTATCAACGTTGTGA
- the ptprea gene encoding receptor-type tyrosine-protein phosphatase epsilon isoform X2 produces the protein MLLFLVATTTSSNSSSNGNHTQEGVPATGHHVLPIVLVLSLLLLIVALLAWYFLRLKNQRKAVVTTVDKKIPNGILEEQDATVVLLPRSASAAKNYPPLAVEHLEDEYRLRSADDGKLFREEYNSLPGGHAQGTYEEASKDNNKDKNRYPNILPYDHSRVVLTQLEGSSDYVNASYIDGFTVKNKFIAAQGPKEDTVADFWRMIWEQKVSTVVMLTNLKERKEDKCYQYWPDQGCWTYGNVRVAVEDFTVLVDYTIRKFCIQYQSSDAAKTPRLITQLHFTSWPDFGVPFSPIGMLKFLKKVKAVNPQFAGPIVVHCSAGVGRTGTFIVIDGMIDMMHAEQKVDVFGFVSKIREQRSQLIQTDMQYSFIYQALLEYYLYGDTELDVSSLEGHLHKLHNTFNKGDRVGLEEEFKKLTNMRIMKENMRTGNLPANMKKNRVLQIIPYDFNRVILSMRRGQEFTDYVNASFIDGYRQKDYFIATQGPLQHTVEDFWRMVWEWKCHSIVMLTELQEREQDKCYQYWPAEESQTYGDYGVEMKGDALCDTFSLRDLVLTFLPEKQTRVIRHFHFHGWPEVGIPAEGRGMIDIIAAVQRQQQQSGNHPIAVHCSAGAGRTGTFVALSNILERVKAEGLLDVFQTVKSLRMQRPHMVQTVEQYDFCYRVVQDFVDIFSDYANFK, from the exons ATGCTTCTGTTTTTGGTGGCAACCACAACCTCGTCTAATTCGAGCAGCAATGGCAACCATACGCAGG AGGGCGTCCCGGCCACCGGCCACCACGTCCTCCCCATCGTGCTGGTCCTGTCCCTGCTGCTGCTCATCGTCGCGCTGCTGGCCTGGTACTTCCTCAG gttAAAAAACCAGAGGAAAGCGGTGGTCACCACAGTGGACAAGAAGATACCAAATGGCATCCTGGAGGAACAAG ACGCGACGGTGGTCCTCCTGCCCCGATCCGCTTCGGCCGCCAAGAACTACCCGCCGCTCGCCGTGGAGCACCTGGAGGACGAGTACAGGCTGCGCTCGGCTGACGACGGGAAACTTTTCCGGGAGGAGTACAAC TCTCTGCCGGGGGGCCACGCCCAGGGGACGTACGAGGAGGCCAGCAAGGACAACAACAAGGACAAGAACAGATATCCCAACATTCTTCCCT ATGATCATTCCAGGGTGGTGCTGACGCAGCTGGAAGGAAGTTCCGACTACGTCAACGCCTCGTACATCGAC GGTTTCACcgttaaaaacaaattcataGCAGCACAAG GTCCAAAAGAGGACACGGTGGCCGATTTCTGGAGGATGATTTGGGAGCAGAAGGTGTCGACAGTCGTCATGCTGACCAACTTGAAGGAGAGGAAGGAA GACAAGTGTTACCAGTACTGGCCGGATCAGGGCTGCTGGACCTACGGGAACGTGCGCGTGGCGGTGGAGGACTTCACCGTGCTGGTGGATTACACCATACGCAAGTTCTGCATACAATAC CAATCCAGCGACGCCGCCAAGACGCCGCGCCTGATCACGCAGCTGCACTTCACCAGCTGGCCCGACTTCGGTGTGCCCTTCTCGCCCATCGGCATGCTCAAGTTCCTCAAGAAGGTCAAGGCGGTCAATCCGCAGTTTGCGGGGCCCATCGTGGTCCACTGCAG CGCTGGCGTGGGTCGGACCGGCACGTTCATCGTGATCGACGGCATGATCGACATGATGCACGCCGAGCAGAAAGTGGACGTGTTCGGCTTCGTCTCCAAGATCCGAGAGCAGCGCTCGCAGCTCATCCAGACGGAC ATGCAGTACTCGTTCATCTACCAGGCGCTGCTGGAGTACTACCTCTACGGAGACACGGAGCTGGACGTGTCGTCTCTGGAGGGACACCTGCACAAGCTGCACAACACCTTCAACAAGGGAGACCGCGTCGGCCTGGAGGAGGAGTTTAAG AAACTGACCAACATGCGTATCATGAAGGAGAACATGAGAACGGGGAACCTGCCCGCCAACATGAAGAAGAACCGAGTTCTGCAGATCATTCCGt ATGACTTCAACAGAGTTATTCTCTCCATGAGGAGAGGTCAGGAGTTTACCGATTACGTCAACGCATCCTTTATAGAT GGATACCGACAGAAGGACTACTTCATCGCCACGCAGGGCCCGCTGCAGCACACCGTGGAGGACTTCTGGAGGATGGTGTGGGAGTGGAAGTGTCACTCCATCGTCATGCTCACCGAGCTCCAGGAGAGGGAGCAG GACAAGTGTTATCAGTACTGGCCCGCGGAGGAGTCGCAAACGTACGGCGATTACGGCGTGGAGATGAAGGGCGACGCCTTGTGCGACACTTTCAGCCTGCGAGACTTGGTACTCACCTTCCTGCCG GAGAAGCAGACGCGCGTGATCCGGCACTTCCACTTCCACGGCTGGCCCGAGGTGGGCATCCCGGCCGAGGGGCGGGGCATGATCGACATCATCGCGGCGGtgcagcggcagcagcagcagtcggGCAACCATCCCATCGCGGTGCACTGCAG CGCCGGCGCGGGGCGGACCGGTACGTTCGTTGCACTGAGCAACATCTTGGAGCGCGTCAAGGCAGAAGGCCTGCTGGACGTCTTCCAAACTGTCAAGAGTTTACGCATGCAGAGGCCGCACATGGTCCAGACGGTG GAGCAGTACGACTTCTGTTACAGGGTGGTACAAGACTTTGTGGACATTTTCTCCGACTATGCCAACTTCAAATGA
- the ptprea gene encoding receptor-type tyrosine-protein phosphatase epsilon isoform X3 — translation MRKTTFSSFRWLKNQRKAVVTTVDKKIPNGILEEQDATVVLLPRSASAAKNYPPLAVEHLEDEYRLRSADDGKLFREEYNSLPGGHAQGTYEEASKDNNKDKNRYPNILPYDHSRVVLTQLEGSSDYVNASYIDGFTVKNKFIAAQGPKEDTVADFWRMIWEQKVSTVVMLTNLKERKEDKCYQYWPDQGCWTYGNVRVAVEDFTVLVDYTIRKFCIQYQSSDAAKTPRLITQLHFTSWPDFGVPFSPIGMLKFLKKVKAVNPQFAGPIVVHCSAGVGRTGTFIVIDGMIDMMHAEQKVDVFGFVSKIREQRSQLIQTDMQYSFIYQALLEYYLYGDTELDVSSLEGHLHKLHNTFNKGDRVGLEEEFKKLTNMRIMKENMRTGNLPANMKKNRVLQIIPYDFNRVILSMRRGQEFTDYVNASFIDVSPFYGIPTEGLLHRHAGPAAAHRGGLLEDGVGVEVSLHRHAHRAPGEGAGQVLSVLARGGVANVRRLRRGDEGRRLVRHFQPARLGTHLPAGEADARDPALPLPRLARGGHPGRGAGHDRHHRGGAAAAAAVGQPSHRGALQRRRGADRYVRCTEQHLGARQGRRPAGRLPNCQEFTHAEAAHGPDGGAVRLLLQGGTRLCGHFLRLCQLQMSRFSALSTL, via the exons ATGAGAAAGACTACCTTCTCCAGCTTTAGATG gttAAAAAACCAGAGGAAAGCGGTGGTCACCACAGTGGACAAGAAGATACCAAATGGCATCCTGGAGGAACAAG ACGCGACGGTGGTCCTCCTGCCCCGATCCGCTTCGGCCGCCAAGAACTACCCGCCGCTCGCCGTGGAGCACCTGGAGGACGAGTACAGGCTGCGCTCGGCTGACGACGGGAAACTTTTCCGGGAGGAGTACAAC TCTCTGCCGGGGGGCCACGCCCAGGGGACGTACGAGGAGGCCAGCAAGGACAACAACAAGGACAAGAACAGATATCCCAACATTCTTCCCT ATGATCATTCCAGGGTGGTGCTGACGCAGCTGGAAGGAAGTTCCGACTACGTCAACGCCTCGTACATCGAC GGTTTCACcgttaaaaacaaattcataGCAGCACAAG GTCCAAAAGAGGACACGGTGGCCGATTTCTGGAGGATGATTTGGGAGCAGAAGGTGTCGACAGTCGTCATGCTGACCAACTTGAAGGAGAGGAAGGAA GACAAGTGTTACCAGTACTGGCCGGATCAGGGCTGCTGGACCTACGGGAACGTGCGCGTGGCGGTGGAGGACTTCACCGTGCTGGTGGATTACACCATACGCAAGTTCTGCATACAATAC CAATCCAGCGACGCCGCCAAGACGCCGCGCCTGATCACGCAGCTGCACTTCACCAGCTGGCCCGACTTCGGTGTGCCCTTCTCGCCCATCGGCATGCTCAAGTTCCTCAAGAAGGTCAAGGCGGTCAATCCGCAGTTTGCGGGGCCCATCGTGGTCCACTGCAG CGCTGGCGTGGGTCGGACCGGCACGTTCATCGTGATCGACGGCATGATCGACATGATGCACGCCGAGCAGAAAGTGGACGTGTTCGGCTTCGTCTCCAAGATCCGAGAGCAGCGCTCGCAGCTCATCCAGACGGAC ATGCAGTACTCGTTCATCTACCAGGCGCTGCTGGAGTACTACCTCTACGGAGACACGGAGCTGGACGTGTCGTCTCTGGAGGGACACCTGCACAAGCTGCACAACACCTTCAACAAGGGAGACCGCGTCGGCCTGGAGGAGGAGTTTAAG AAACTGACCAACATGCGTATCATGAAGGAGAACATGAGAACGGGGAACCTGCCCGCCAACATGAAGAAGAACCGAGTTCTGCAGATCATTCCGt ATGACTTCAACAGAGTTATTCTCTCCATGAGGAGAGGTCAGGAGTTTACCGATTACGTCAACGCATCCTTTATAGATGTAAGCCCCTTCTATG GGATACCGACAGAAGGACTACTTCATCGCCACGCAGGGCCCGCTGCAGCACACCGTGGAGGACTTCTGGAGGATGGTGTGGGAGTGGAAGTGTCACTCCATCGTCATGCTCACCGAGCTCCAGGAGAGGGAGCAG GACAAGTGTTATCAGTACTGGCCCGCGGAGGAGTCGCAAACGTACGGCGATTACGGCGTGGAGATGAAGGGCGACGCCTTGTGCGACACTTTCAGCCTGCGAGACTTGGTACTCACCTTCCTGCCG GAGAAGCAGACGCGCGTGATCCGGCACTTCCACTTCCACGGCTGGCCCGAGGTGGGCATCCCGGCCGAGGGGCGGGGCATGATCGACATCATCGCGGCGGtgcagcggcagcagcagcagtcggGCAACCATCCCATCGCGGTGCACTGCAG CGCCGGCGCGGGGCGGACCGGTACGTTCGTTGCACTGAGCAACATCTTGGAGCGCGTCAAGGCAGAAGGCCTGCTGGACGTCTTCCAAACTGTCAAGAGTTTACGCATGCAGAGGCCGCACATGGTCCAGACGGTG GAGCAGTACGACTTCTGTTACAGGGTGGTACAAGACTTTGTGGACATTTTCTCCGACTATGCCAACTTCAAATGAGCCGATTCTCTGCCTTATCAACGTTGTGA
- the ptprea gene encoding receptor-type tyrosine-protein phosphatase epsilon isoform X4, whose product MRKTTFSSFRWLKNQRKAVVTTVDKKIPNGILEEQDATVVLLPRSASAAKNYPPLAVEHLEDEYRLRSADDGKLFREEYNSLPGGHAQGTYEEASKDNNKDKNRYPNILPYDHSRVVLTQLEGSSDYVNASYIDGFTVKNKFIAAQGPKEDTVADFWRMIWEQKVSTVVMLTNLKERKEDKCYQYWPDQGCWTYGNVRVAVEDFTVLVDYTIRKFCIQYQSSDAAKTPRLITQLHFTSWPDFGVPFSPIGMLKFLKKVKAVNPQFAGPIVVHCSAGVGRTGTFIVIDGMIDMMHAEQKVDVFGFVSKIREQRSQLIQTDMQYSFIYQALLEYYLYGDTELDVSSLEGHLHKLHNTFNKGDRVGLEEEFKKLTNMRIMKENMRTGNLPANMKKNRVLQIIPYDFNRVILSMRRGQEFTDYVNASFIDGYRQKDYFIATQGPLQHTVEDFWRMVWEWKCHSIVMLTELQEREQDKCYQYWPAEESQTYGDYGVEMKGDALCDTFSLRDLVLTFLPEKQTRVIRHFHFHGWPEVGIPAEGRGMIDIIAAVQRQQQQSGNHPIAVHCSAGAGRTGTFVALSNILERVKAEGLLDVFQTVKSLRMQRPHMVQTVEQYDFCYRVVQDFVDIFSDYANFK is encoded by the exons ATGAGAAAGACTACCTTCTCCAGCTTTAGATG gttAAAAAACCAGAGGAAAGCGGTGGTCACCACAGTGGACAAGAAGATACCAAATGGCATCCTGGAGGAACAAG ACGCGACGGTGGTCCTCCTGCCCCGATCCGCTTCGGCCGCCAAGAACTACCCGCCGCTCGCCGTGGAGCACCTGGAGGACGAGTACAGGCTGCGCTCGGCTGACGACGGGAAACTTTTCCGGGAGGAGTACAAC TCTCTGCCGGGGGGCCACGCCCAGGGGACGTACGAGGAGGCCAGCAAGGACAACAACAAGGACAAGAACAGATATCCCAACATTCTTCCCT ATGATCATTCCAGGGTGGTGCTGACGCAGCTGGAAGGAAGTTCCGACTACGTCAACGCCTCGTACATCGAC GGTTTCACcgttaaaaacaaattcataGCAGCACAAG GTCCAAAAGAGGACACGGTGGCCGATTTCTGGAGGATGATTTGGGAGCAGAAGGTGTCGACAGTCGTCATGCTGACCAACTTGAAGGAGAGGAAGGAA GACAAGTGTTACCAGTACTGGCCGGATCAGGGCTGCTGGACCTACGGGAACGTGCGCGTGGCGGTGGAGGACTTCACCGTGCTGGTGGATTACACCATACGCAAGTTCTGCATACAATAC CAATCCAGCGACGCCGCCAAGACGCCGCGCCTGATCACGCAGCTGCACTTCACCAGCTGGCCCGACTTCGGTGTGCCCTTCTCGCCCATCGGCATGCTCAAGTTCCTCAAGAAGGTCAAGGCGGTCAATCCGCAGTTTGCGGGGCCCATCGTGGTCCACTGCAG CGCTGGCGTGGGTCGGACCGGCACGTTCATCGTGATCGACGGCATGATCGACATGATGCACGCCGAGCAGAAAGTGGACGTGTTCGGCTTCGTCTCCAAGATCCGAGAGCAGCGCTCGCAGCTCATCCAGACGGAC ATGCAGTACTCGTTCATCTACCAGGCGCTGCTGGAGTACTACCTCTACGGAGACACGGAGCTGGACGTGTCGTCTCTGGAGGGACACCTGCACAAGCTGCACAACACCTTCAACAAGGGAGACCGCGTCGGCCTGGAGGAGGAGTTTAAG AAACTGACCAACATGCGTATCATGAAGGAGAACATGAGAACGGGGAACCTGCCCGCCAACATGAAGAAGAACCGAGTTCTGCAGATCATTCCGt ATGACTTCAACAGAGTTATTCTCTCCATGAGGAGAGGTCAGGAGTTTACCGATTACGTCAACGCATCCTTTATAGAT GGATACCGACAGAAGGACTACTTCATCGCCACGCAGGGCCCGCTGCAGCACACCGTGGAGGACTTCTGGAGGATGGTGTGGGAGTGGAAGTGTCACTCCATCGTCATGCTCACCGAGCTCCAGGAGAGGGAGCAG GACAAGTGTTATCAGTACTGGCCCGCGGAGGAGTCGCAAACGTACGGCGATTACGGCGTGGAGATGAAGGGCGACGCCTTGTGCGACACTTTCAGCCTGCGAGACTTGGTACTCACCTTCCTGCCG GAGAAGCAGACGCGCGTGATCCGGCACTTCCACTTCCACGGCTGGCCCGAGGTGGGCATCCCGGCCGAGGGGCGGGGCATGATCGACATCATCGCGGCGGtgcagcggcagcagcagcagtcggGCAACCATCCCATCGCGGTGCACTGCAG CGCCGGCGCGGGGCGGACCGGTACGTTCGTTGCACTGAGCAACATCTTGGAGCGCGTCAAGGCAGAAGGCCTGCTGGACGTCTTCCAAACTGTCAAGAGTTTACGCATGCAGAGGCCGCACATGGTCCAGACGGTG GAGCAGTACGACTTCTGTTACAGGGTGGTACAAGACTTTGTGGACATTTTCTCCGACTATGCCAACTTCAAATGA